In the Meiothermus sp. Pnk-1 genome, GGCAGAGGGTTGGGCGCTGGCCTACGTAGAGTATGGCGGCAGCGTGTACCTCGAGGCCCAGCGACAGGCCCAGGCCGCACGGCGCGGGGTGTGGCAGGGGAGCTTCCAGGCCCCGTGGGAGTACCGCAGAAACCCGGCCAACCCCCCCACTGCCGGGACGCCGCGGCCCTCGAGTCCCTCCACCCCCGTGCCCGCGGGCGCCTACTACCGCAATTGCACCGAGGCCCGCGCGGCTGGGGCCGCTCCCATCTACCGAGGGCAGCCGGGATATTGGAAGGGGCTGGATCGGGACGGCGACGGGGTGGCGTGTGAGCGCTGAGCCGCTGCTCGGGCCGCAAGGACGCGGGCTCGAGGCTGTTCTGCGCAAAGCGCTCGAGGAGACCAAAAGTCTGGAAGAGAATATCCAGAAAGCTCTGGTGGCGCTCGAGGCCCTGGAGCAGGAAGACCGAGCCCTCGGCCTGCTGTACGCCTCCATACCTCGCCTGGGGCACAAAGTTCTCGAAGAAATCCTTCTGGAGATCCAGCCGCGGCTGGTGGCGCTCTGCCACCCCCTTCAGGAGGTGCTGGAAGAAGTATCAGCGGGACGGGGCGAGGGGGGTGCATAACCCACTAGCATCCGCTCCACCTCCACCCACACCCCCCGGCTGACCCAGTTCCTATAGTGCCAGTAGACCATCTTCCCCGGTGGGTAACCCGGAGGGGTATCCCCCCAGGGCCGCCCCTCCCGCAACACCAGGAAGATGGCCTCCACGAGGGAGCGCTTGGCGTAGCGGGGAGGGGCTCCCTTGCCTTTGCCCTGAACCAGGGGCGCTAACCGCTGCCATAGCGCATCGGGGAGGGGATAGGGGTAGTGGGGGTCGGGCTCCCGCTTCGGACGAACACGCTTCCCGTATACCCACCTCCAGGCTGTCCCACTGCTCACCCCATACTTCCGGGCCAGGCTGCGGGGGCTGGCCCCTGTCCGGCGGTGCTCCTCAATCAGGGCAACCCGAACCTCTCCTTTCTCCGACGGCCCCGGCTTCTTGCGGGGAAGAACGTACCCCACCTGAGCGGGAATACCCCGATTGCCCTGCACACGCCTGCCATTACCACGATACTATCAGCTCAGTAAGCCCACGAAACCCGAACGTGGGCCGCGCAAAGACAAGCTGCCTTTCCACTGTAGGAGAACCTCTAGAGCTTTTCCCCCTATCAGGCGGGCTAGGGGGGCACCCAGGCAATAGTGGATCTCTCCGCCAAAGGCCGCTGTACGCTCCAACTTCCTTAGTCAAGCCGGTTCGGATCGCTCATCCAGCTGGGATCACGGTTAGCCGAGCCCAGGACTAGGTACACGACTTGGCCCTGCTCGATCCATTTACCCTGAAGAGCGAAGCTCTCGGTTGCCCAGCGGCCAACGATTTGTACGGGGCTTTCGAAGCGCAGGAGTTCCTGGACGGCGTAGCCGAGCAGCTGCGGATCCTCCCTGAGCAGCTTGAGCTGGTCCGGGTGGCTCAAGAGTACCAGCACGCTGTTCGTAATGAAGTCAGCGGTGGTCTGGGTACCAGCGTCGAGCAAGGCCAGCAGGTTCGCGACGAATTCTGTTTGGCTGACCTGTCCTGATTCCCGCGCAGCTAACATGCCAGCCAGCACGGTTCCCTGGGGGCTCCCCCCAGCCTCCCCCGTGAGTCCTTCTACCAGCTGGCTATACTCGGCCACCGCCCGGTTGGCTCTTAGCAAAGTCGCAACAGGCTCTTCAGACCCTGATCACGAATCTTCCATACGGAGCTAGCGCCTCATCCACACTCATCAGCCCCAGCCCCTCGACGGTGGCCTGGGCCAGCAGGATGCGGTCGAAGGGGTCGCGGTGATGCCACGGCAGGCTTTGTACAGCCAGAGCGTGCAGCGGCGTAATGGGCAGATGGGTGAACCCCTGATCCTCCACCACCTCCAAGAAACCCTTCGGCATTCGCAACTTGCCCAGCGAAGCCTTCACCGCCAGCTCCCAGGTGGTCGCGGCACTCACAAAGACCTCGTCGGCCCGCTCAATCAACTGGCGGGCCTTGCGAGAGAGCCTTTGATCATCGGAAAGCCACCACAGCACGATGTGGCTATCGAGTAACAGGTTCAATCGGACCTTCCTCCACCATCCGGGCAATCTCGGCGTTAGGTTCATCAAAGTCTGGGGCGATCCAGATCTTCCCCTTCCAGACCCCCGGCACCCGCCTGGGCTTGGGAGGGGCCTCGGGAGGTACCAGCTTGGCCACCACCCGGCCGTACCGCCCGATAAGGACCACCTCCCCCCGCTCGACCCGCTCCACCAACCGGGAGAGCTGGGCCTTGGCCTCGGCGATGTTGACCAGCTTCTTGTTCCAATCAGCAGCCTTGGGCATTGCGAACCCCTCTCTTACTACTCAATGATAGAAGATATGACCATTATTGGTCAACAAATGTGGATACTGAAGCCCCAAATGACTGTAGACATCACTCGGCCCTAGCCCTGATAACGAGTGGACTTCCCATGCACCCACCCCCAGGCCGTCCCATCGCTCACCCTATACTTCCGGGCCAGGCTGCGAATGGAAGCCCCAGTCTGGCGGTGCTCCTCCACCAATAGAGCCCGTATCTCCATTTTCCCTCCCGTCCCCGGCTTTTTGCGGGGAATATAGTAGCTCACCTTACTTTGAAGACCCCGATTGCCCTGCACACGCCTGCCCCTGTGGCTGCACCCCCAGCCAGCGCCTACGGCGCGTGAACCGCATCGGCGGCCCCTCGCGGGAGAAAAGCGCTCAGGGAATCAACGCCTTCAACAGCGGCAGGTGCCAGCTTCTGGCAGCGCGGTCATAGATCCCGAACCCCGCTCCGAACTCCCAGTAAGCCCAGCTAAAGCCCTGCCTTTCGGCCTCTGTGCGCACCGCGGCGGTCCAGCGCGCCCTCGAGCCCAGCTCGGCCTTCCCATACGCGCCGAACTCACCCAGGTAGAGGGGGCGGTGGTGGATCTTGGCCCACGCTGCGGCAAACGCAAATGCACCCTGGATGGCCCCCGCTTCGTTCGTGAGCAAAGGCAAAACCTTTCCGGGGCCGCGCAGCTCGAGGCCGCTCAAGGTGTACGTCGGCTGCGCTTGGGGCGTGTTGTTCTGCAGGATGAGGTCGTGGAGGCGAGGTGGGCAGCCGGAGAGGCTAAAGACGGTCTCGCGATCGGCCTGGGTGGTGAGGGCTTTGCCCCCTGCTTGGTTGCAACGGAGGTTGAGGTGGACCGCCCGGTTCGTCTGGAAGGCCAGGGCGGTATAGCCCTCGACGCCTGGGTCGGAGTGGAGGTAGAGGCCGGCCCAGCCCTTGTTGTAGGTAACCTCGGCAGCGAGGCTGCCGGTTGAGCCAAAGCGGACTCCGCTGTCCCACGACCAGTCCGCCCAGCTCGGCTGGCTGCCCGTCCAAGCCGTGCCCACCGGGGGGGTGGGTTGGACCCACTCCGCGCCCTGGTGGGTAAAGGCGAAGGGTTCATAAAAGTGTACCGTGACGATCAGGTGGGGGTCATCCGGCAGCTTCAGGTCGGGCAGCTTTCCGATGCTGTTCCAGCCTACCGGCCCTACCACCACCGGGCGGGCAGGGTTGGACTGCCGAATAACCGCCAGGGCCTTGGCCAGGTAGGCGTTCCAGAGCCCGGGGTCCTCGTTGAACTTACCGTGGGGCTCGTTGAGCACCTCGAAATAGACCAGGTCGGGCTGGTTCTTGTAATGCTCGGCGACCTGCCGCCAAATGGCCAGCGAACGGGCCTCCTCCCCCACCGGATCCGCGTTGAGCTCGTCGTAGTGGTGCACGTTCAAGACGATCCG is a window encoding:
- a CDS encoding cytoskeletal protein beta 5, which codes for MSAEPLLGPQGRGLEAVLRKALEETKSLEENIQKALVALEALEQEDRALGLLYASIPRLGHKVLEEILLEIQPRLVALCHPLQEVLEEVSAGRGEGGA
- a CDS encoding transposase, which encodes MGYVLPRKKPGPSEKGEVRVALIEEHRRTGASPRSLARKYGVSSGTAWRWVYGKRVRPKREPDPHYPYPLPDALWQRLAPLVQGKGKGAPPRYAKRSLVEAIFLVLREGRPWGDTPPGYPPGKMVYWHYRNWVSRGVWVEVERMLVGYAPPSPRPADTSSSTS
- a CDS encoding cytochrome P450, with protein sequence MLRANRAVAEYSQLVEGLTGEAGGSPQGTVLAGMLAARESGQVSQTEFVANLLALLDAGTQTTADFITNSVLVLLSHPDQLKLLREDPQLLGYAVQELLRFESPVQIVGRWATESFALQGKWIEQGQVVYLVLGSANRDPSWMSDPNRLD
- a CDS encoding type II toxin-antitoxin system VapC family toxin: MNLLLDSHIVLWWLSDDQRLSRKARQLIERADEVFVSAATTWELAVKASLGKLRMPKGFLEVVEDQGFTHLPITPLHALAVQSLPWHHRDPFDRILLAQATVEGLGLMSVDEALAPYGRFVIRV
- a CDS encoding type II toxin-antitoxin system Phd/YefM family antitoxin, yielding MPKAADWNKKLVNIAEAKAQLSRLVERVERGEVVLIGRYGRVVAKLVPPEAPPKPRRVPGVWKGKIWIAPDFDEPNAEIARMVEEGPIEPVTR
- a CDS encoding glycoside hydrolase family 5 protein; this encodes MAPRRWLTALLALALLGCSPSATLASDAFEANRLLGRGVNFGNALEAPNEGDWGMVLEPGFFDLVKQAGFNHIRLPVSWTYHASKTPPYPIDPKFFARVDWALEQATQRGLRIVLNVHHYDELNADPVGEEARSLAIWRQVAEHYKNQPDLVYFEVLNEPHGKFNEDPGLWNAYLAKALAVIRQSNPARPVVVGPVGWNSIGKLPDLKLPDDPHLIVTVHFYEPFAFTHQGAEWVQPTPPVGTAWTGSQPSWADWSWDSGVRFGSTGSLAAEVTYNKGWAGLYLHSDPGVEGYTALAFQTNRAVHLNLRCNQAGGKALTTQADRETVFSLSGCPPRLHDLILQNNTPQAQPTYTLSGLELRGPGKVLPLLTNEAGAIQGAFAFAAAWAKIHHRPLYLGEFGAYGKAELGSRARWTAAVRTEAERQGFSWAYWEFGAGFGIYDRAARSWHLPLLKALIP